The Raphanus sativus cultivar WK10039 chromosome 6, ASM80110v3, whole genome shotgun sequence sequence aaatcatgttttcctgccaaaaccgcaaaaacacagttcccgcaaaaaccgcaaaaacacatttcccgccaaaatcgcaaAAACGCTATTTCCTGTCAACAACGCAAAAATACGGGTTTTCGCAAAAACgtgatttcccgccaaaacaacaaaaatgtgATTTCCCACCAAAACAATAAAGCGcgatttcccgtcaaaaccgcaaATCACGGTTTCCTGTCAAAatgctaattttaaaataactctattctaaatataatagattaaataattaaaattaatatagttgaaattaatatcaaattataGGGTTAGATCAAaacaagggtattttggtaatttatttAGATAATTCATATAAATGAATCATTTGAATGGACAAACAAACGTAAGATCTATTTAAATGATTCATTTAGATGAATCACTtggataaacaaacaaacatctAATAAAATCTGAATGGATCATGTGAATGGACCATACAAATGGATCATTTGAATAGAGATAAACAGATGGTGAAACAAACAGTCCCGCAATCGCTGTTAGTGTTACTCGTGATGGGTTTCATCAGTCCTACATTGCTACTGGTGGTCCTTCATGGTTAAGTGCAACTCTGGCCCATGATGCCCAACACCATTGAAGATGTTCTCTGGTGGCCTGcgtcgtttctttcttttgctggAGTTAGGTATCTATTGATATCTTTTTCTCCTCGTTTTTTTTACTCTTTCATGCTTCTTTATAagtgttttgtttttacttttggTTGATGTACCCTGCTACTACTTATTTCAATATAAACCCAGTGTTAAAAccaaaaactattttaattttcttgactattgtagaatgtttttttttgtctttttgccCTGTACTACAATTTTATCAGAACTGGAAATATGGATGCAATGGCGCAATTGGATTGAATGGTTTGTTTGATGCCTGTCATAATAGTTTTTTATGTTTCAGTGTTAAGACTTCGAAGGCCTGaacttcatcttcatcttcatctttgttttattttattttggtcaaactTCATCTTTATTTCAACACTTCTGATACTTCCAGAAGATTACAAAATATACCGTTTTCACACATAACCAACATACATGACTAACAAAAGGCCATTAGAACCACAACGACGGAACAacttagagaaaaaaaaacgacGCAACAACTTCTATCAGCATAATAAGTCCATTGTCACGGTCGAGCCATGCCTTAGGCATTCACAACAGCACCTCCTTCGCAAATTAAACAATTGAACCAATGAGTTATGACATAATTCGATAGTCTTCCTcgaaataataatgaaaaaaactaATCACTAAACTGAATTAAGGGTGAATAACTTGACTACGAACAACCGTATGGAAACAGAAAATAATGAATTGAATTACCGTTAGGGTGAAGAACTTGGCCTGTGAAGTAAGATGAGCAATGGTTACAAGCCAGGAAAACATAGGAAGGTGCCACCTCAATGGGCTGCCCGGCTCGTTTCATTGGGACTTCTGTCCCGAAACTCTTAATTTTCTCCTCATTAAACGAAGCTGGGATAAGGGGGGTCCATATAGGACCAGGTGCTACACCATTAACACGGATCCCTTTCTCAGCAAGCTGAAGTGCAAGACCTCGAGTAAACGCCACAATCGCTCCTTTTGTAGCGGTGTAGTCGAGAAGCGATGCATGTCCCTTATAGGCGTTCACAGATGTTGTGTTTATTATGCTGCTTCCTTCCTTCATATGCTTCAACGCATGCCTatcaaccaataagaaaaataatcaaGTATCattacatgtattatttaatagaAACATAAGGCACGCATCACGACGATTCGATTCACCTTGTGAGGAAGAAATAAGAGAAAATGTTTGTCCGGAAGACACGTTCCAGCCTAGGTTCATCGATCTCTTCGATGGAATTGCTCTCGTACTGCTCCGCTGCGTTATTGATCAAGACATCAATACGTCCAAACGCATTAACAACCTCGTCTACAACCCTCTTGCAGTGCTCATCGAATCCTAAATCCGTTGGAATTGCAATCGGGTCCTTAGCCTCCGAGGTATTTGCTTCCTTCAACATTTGTAGAGTCTCTTGTGCGTCCTTTTCCTCTTGGCCCTTCACGTACGTGAAGGCAATTGTGGCACCTTCAAGTGCAAAACAGTAACTCACGGCTCTACCAATCCCCGAGTCTCCGCCCGTTATCAGGGCGACCTTTCCCTGTATGTACATTTATTATAGAACTTACAAATTAGATTAACAAAATCATTACAAAATTACAAAGTAGGGCACGTGGTGCACAACTAAAGAACGTAAggttattcaaatttatgtaGATAAAGGACAAAATTTGAATCAAGATAAAagattgtataatatataatgataTCATATCTATCGATGCATATGTGAACTTATAAAACGAATATCacacgtaaaaaaaaatctattgattttatttttttgattaacaaaTCTATTGATTTATTCGTGATTGCAACACTGATTTTTCTCGCATTGGTATAAGAAATGAGAGAATAGTTACACGGAGCTTGTTGGAGGGTTGGTAGTCTGAACTAGAGAATTGTGGAGTTGGGTCCATGACGTGTTCTTTGCCAGGTTGTACTCCTCCTTGTTTTTGTCTTTCAGATGCCATCTCTCTTGCGTACACAAGTTGAGATAATATTCGAGTTCTTCCTCTCTTTTCAGGTAGAAGTGACCAGTCGATACAACCCCTTCATGGCCATATATAGATGCGCAAAAATCTCCACGATACAATGAATCAGCATGTTATTGTATAGAATCCGCCACGTCACCGAGTGAGGTGCCTCACCTGGGTAGAGGAGGATACACGTGTTGTTGAACAAAGTTGGATTTGTGGTAAACGGTGATCCGTATGACATGGACAAAAAACAGTTTCCCCTTCTTATTCGAAGAGATTTCTTTGACAGGACAGAGATAAGAGTAggatcaaatattttattgagttttagcaaaaaaaaaaaaaaacatttattgaGTTTGTTTTATAGTAACTATTAATAGTATCaagaatctatactattaaagtacgacttattcttgggttcaccccctagggtgaatctttaggttcaccaaccaataggattgtgtcatttaaattcaatattttttaaaaaaggaaacaaaatattatcgaattatattatactttcaaaataaaaattaaataaaaattatactaatcactaaaacaaaactttttaatctaaaacaaatattttcaaaaaatatttttaacgctcccaacaaacattaaatcttagacttttggataaatcttaaattttaagatttatccaagaatttcggatttacccaagggtttagggtttacccaaaggtttagggtttaggattaggatttagggtatagttttttgttgattgtgttataaatagtttttttaaaatcaaagttttataatttatccaaaggtttactaaagaatttagggtttaatatttagagattagtgttttttgtggtattaatttttttttgaaaaaatacttatttttttgcatttagtattattttatttatttttactttattttttatttttaaaacgtaatataatttgacaatattttatttcctttttcaaaagatatcaaatttgaaataactaaatcctattggttggtgaacctagggagtgaacccaagaatctatcttattaaaacagaagtacatatataaaaataccttagttttcaaatttaattacatttctatgccactgagaattaaattgagtTTCCTATTAAATACTTGtctttcagttagattaatgtgtttatttttttttcctattttaatgattgtctttttcagttaaattaatttgtgttttttctttcctattttaatgtttgtctttttagttagattaatgtattttttttattcttcaacaattaatgatattttaaagttatctttttgtcaacttaaagttgtctaaactatttgaaaatataaataatagtcaaaagtaaacatgtaaagtagataaacaataatcaaacaccacaatatttaaaatatatatttattctccatccaaatattgaagttcaacctattttttaatttttagtttaggtattttggcttacattactcaaatttatatgttttgataaaattaaagtatatataaattttgaaaattttaaaataattcaaacgggttatctgtatccgaaaccgaaccaacaaatacccgaatcaaactgaaaccaaaatttataaatatttgaatgttgctgaaatctttaaactcgggaatctcaaactcaaatagattttaaccacACAGTAGatatccaaatacacatccctaacgtagtcaatgtaaaacgatcaagtattacaaatacatcatttagtataaatgaataaaaactaaaacagaaaattaatatccgtgcggtcgcacgggtcaagatctagttactcttaaagtacaagcatgttttggatttttactctttttaccctTACCGAATAACCTttcctttgtattcattaagggtattctggACATTCTGCGCcagtttcttcttaattattttttggtttgtcattaatcaccggtttcctaatttaatttcggcctgcgattatttatttgtttgatactgcatcgattatttccatgtttgatactgttattaaccaccggttttttaattctaaaattattaattttgacaacaatcattatcatttagaacgattttgaaaaatataaatatattttaaacaaatttccaacttataatcaccgaatttgtcttatcattagaaaaaatcacaatattacaaataccgggttacaaaccggtaattcgttcaaccgcaggtccgagtcgggtttcaaaacaccgatcaaaactataaaactgttatattgatttatatttaaaatatctaattcaaaattaaaaacctaaaaatacatgtacaatatagttttaaccgaacataaacccggataaaaaaacacatatatgagacgggttatataaatgcatatacaagacggattatataaatgtgattatataaaattttcaccaaacataaacccgcgctttgaaagcgcggatcaaaatctagtagacATTTGATGTTGCAATCAAAATTTGTCTGTATTTTGATCAGAATCTAACAACTTAGTGAATAACGTTTGTCTGCTTTAAGATACAAACTTAGTTTAATACATTATCTATAACCAAGTTTTAGATCTTAGACATAGATGGTATATAACACGAAAAATATTCCTCTTTTGGTATATAACACGAAAAGTATGCCTCTAAATTCTCTCTCAAAAGGCGACTTTCTTTTGGCCAATCAGAGGAGAGCTTACTTCCGGAAGGCAATATTCCTTGCCGgcaatgagatttattcaaattttttccaaaatttttttggaaatcttCAAAGATTTTGTGGAAATATCAATATTTTCCTTAAATCTTCATCCAAAACTGGTGTTTATCTAGGTTTCTCCTCTACGCCGCCGCTCTTCACTTCTCTATTTTGGATCTCTCTGCGTATCTCTTTTCATCGCAAAGAAATCTTCTTACTTCTAATGGACGAGACCTTGGCTGGAGTGATGCAAGGGATGTCGTTAGAAGATGATGTTCCTATTGTTTTACCAGAAGACGAGGATTACAGTGCAGTGGTGAGAAACAGCCGAAGTCTCCTGGGTAGATTTCTTAACCCTCCATGTCAGAACATGGCGAGAATGCTCCGCACGATGCCTAAGATCTGGAAAGTTTATGAAAGAGTTCGTGGTATTGCCTTGACGAAGGAAAGCTTCCAGTTCATCTTCGAGTTGGAATCAGACATACAAACGGTTCTGAAGCAAGGGTTCTGGACTTTTGATGACTGGGGAATGGCGCTTGATAGATGGGTGGAGTATCCGCCAAGCAACTTCCTACAGACCTCACCGATTTGGATAAGGATATCCAATATCCCAGTTAACTATCTCACCATCAAAACCATTGATGCGGTGGCTGGAGCTATTGGTTATGTAAAAGATATTGAGTGGGATCCTGAGAAACCATTATTACAAGACTACATCCGAGTGCAGATTATTATGGATCTCAGTCTCCTagtaagagagaagaagagtttaACATTACCAAAAGGAGGTGGCACTACAATGATTGACATTGAATATGAGAGGATCCGGAAGAAGTGCTTCCATTGCTTTCGCTTATCACATGAGAAAAAAGCTTGTCCTATTTTCAATGGTAACAGAACGGGAGGAAGCAAAGCCAAGGAGACGCAGATTTCAGCCAGTCTTCAGAGATTATCTCAGCGTCAACATAACTACACGTTATCAAAAGACATTATGCCACTGCTTGCTCCTTCAGTTCCACCAGGCTTCGAACCTCCAACAGGATTGATAGCTCCGGAAGTCTTTGAACAAATGCAGTTGTACATGAACTGTATAGACCCTGAAGAGAGAAGAATCAGAGAGTTCAGAATGAAGAAGGCGCTTGATGAGTTATCGAAAGATCCACTTTCGCAAAGAGCAGGTTTGAGAATGGAGGATGCTCCGGTTATCTCCAAAGCTGTAAACAAAGACAAGGGCTTGGTTTTTGACTTCAGTGGAGTTGCAGAGGATGATCTCGACACCACGTCTGAATCATCTAGTCATAATGGTGGTCAAAGGAAACGTATAAACACTGGCAATACTCTCGCTCTGGTTTCTGATCATCAACAGAGATCAATGCCTGCGATGAAGCTCAATGGAGATAGTGAGAAGAGGAGTGATCATCAACATGATACACAACAGGATGAAGGTGATACCTTTGGCCTAACGAAAACTACAGTTTTTGGAGGTTTTGAGATGGGAAGTGGAGGTGCTGATACGTCTTTAAAGAACGGTGGTTCTAAAAGCTATGCAAGGAAGGCGTCTTCATGGACAAGACGGGGAAAACGCACTACACAAGTGGATAATAAACCGGCTTTAGAGAATGAAGTTGATGGCGTTTTGAAGAGAAAAGCAGATGGGGAAGCTGAGGTTACTTCTAAGTTGTCAAAATCTACTGGAGGTTTGATGGTTCACCAGAAACCATCCAATCCTCAATGACGACGCTCAGTTGGAACTGTCGGGGTTTGAGGAGCATCCTGACAGTTCGACGTCTGGAGGAGATGTGTCGTGAGCATCTCCCTGACTTCCTGTTTCTCCTAGAGACTAAAAACTCTAGTGATCACGTAGAAGGTTTCAAGAGATCGTTAGGATACGATCATTTATTTCTGGTGAATCCTGTAGGTCTCAGTGGTGGCTTAGCATTATTTTGGCGGGATTCCCATGAGGTGGAGATTTTATCAGCAAGTAACAGAATTATTGATGTGAAAGTGAAACAGAGAGACCTATTTTACTTCATATCTTTTGTCTACGGCGACCCTGTTCGGCACAAAAGACATATTGTTTGGGATAACTTGAAGACGATTGGTCTGAACAGGAACGCATGATGGTGTTTAGTTGGTGACTTTAATGAAATGATGAACACTTCTGAGAAGAGTGGTGGTCCAGCTCGTGAAGAATCTTCCTTCTATCCGTTTCGGTCGATGGCAAGAGACTGTAGGATTAAGGAAATCCCAAGCTCTGGTGACAAATTATCATGGGCTGGTGTCAGAGAGGTGATCACAAATGGTGTGAAAGAAAACGTATGGGTCCAGTGCAGACTGGACAGAGCTTTCGGGAACTCAGAGTGGTTCAGAATGTTCCCTCGTTCACACACGACGTACTTGGAGCGGCTTGGTTCTGATCATAGGCCTATACTAACGAACATCAGAGGTACCGTTTCCAAGCGTGTGGGACGCTTCTTATATGACAAGAG is a genomic window containing:
- the LOC130496033 gene encoding NADPH-dependent aldehyde reductase 1, chloroplastic, whose amino-acid sequence is MASERQKQGGVQPGKEHVMDPTPQFSSSDYQPSNKLRGKVALITGGDSGIGRAVSYCFALEGATIAFTYVKGQEEKDAQETLQMLKEANTSEAKDPIAIPTDLGFDEHCKRVVDEVVNAFGRIDVLINNAAEQYESNSIEEIDEPRLERVFRTNIFSYFFLTRHALKHMKEGSSIINTTSVNAYKGHASLLDYTATKGAIVAFTRGLALQLAEKGIRVNGVAPGPIWTPLIPASFNEEKIKSFGTEVPMKRAGQPIEVAPSYVFLACNHCSSYFTGQVLHPNGGAVVNA
- the LOC108832958 gene encoding uncharacterized protein LOC108832958, translating into MDETLAGVMQGMSLEDDVPIVLPEDEDYSAVVRNSRSLLGRFLNPPCQNMARMLRTMPKIWKVYERVRGIALTKESFQFIFELESDIQTVLKQGFWTFDDWGMALDRWVEYPPSNFLQTSPIWIRISNIPVNYLTIKTIDAVAGAIGYVKDIEWDPEKPLLQDYIRVQIIMDLSLLVREKKSLTLPKGGGTTMIDIEYERIRKKCFHCFRLSHEKKACPIFNGNRTGGSKAKETQISASLQRLSQRQHNYTLSKDIMPLLAPSVPPGFEPPTGLIAPEVFEQMQLYMNCIDPEERRIREFRMKKALDELSKDPLSQRAGLRMEDAPVISKAVNKDKGLVFDFSGVAEDDLDTTSESSSHNGGQRKRINTGNTLALVSDHQQRSMPAMKLNGDSEKRSDHQHDTQQDEGDTFGLTKTTVFGGFEMGSGGADTSLKNGGSKSYARKASSWTRRGKRTTQVDNKPALENEVDGVLKRKADGEAEVTSKLSKSTGGLMVHQKPSNPQ